In Ostrea edulis chromosome 6, xbOstEdul1.1, whole genome shotgun sequence, a single window of DNA contains:
- the LOC130047437 gene encoding uncharacterized protein LOC130047437: MPKAYSTCLIRIVWSMSSNVAESSMSSSINSAAHGFLSRAEFSVVNMCETEVLITTGEENTQCLVAEFESSNFEAESFLISDSTLRIRDCRMGNIAQDLWLCFTGDINGIVGILNNFPDITAPFSYISILPRGERSLIDVYPISRKDLPLQLYNSDGMQYLKWTKGFKCLEGDGFDFHFTLLPRGGNLHYPKYNRREFQKLQYAFHENFRKQLSNTRMNLDEKSLSRSTMKKNVIFDIRKLHVLPDDREFILNTLDKSLQRCAELKILIYVSLHSNLVIEISPFKSNRNKRF; this comes from the exons ATGCCAAAAGCATACTCCACATGCCTGATCAGAATAGTGTGGTCTATGTCATCGAATGTGGCTGAAAGCTCCATGAGCTCAAGCATCAATAGTGCAGCACATGGATTTCTGTCCAGAGCAGAG ttttctgTAGTTAACATGTGTGAAACAGAAGTTTTGATAACAACTGGAGAAGAAAATACGCAATGCCTTGTTGCCGAGTTTGAAAGTAGTAATTTTGAAGCTGAATCTTTCTTGATAAGCGATTCAACCCTGCGTATAAGAGACTGTAGAATGGGCAATATCGCCCAAGATCTGTGGCTGTGTTTCACTGGGGACATTAATGGTATAGTAGGaattctcaacaattttccaGATATTACTGCTCCGTTTTCGTATATCAGTATATTACCGAGAGGAGAGAGAAGTTTAATTGATGTATACCCAATTTCGAGAAAAGATTTACCGTTACAGTTGTACAATTCTGACGGTATGCAGTATTTAAAATGGACAAAAGGTTTTAAATGTTTAGAAGGGGATGGCTTTGATTTTCACTTTACTCTCTTACCAAGAGGAGGAAATTTGCATTATCCTAAGTACAACAGACGTGAATTTCAGAAGTTGCAGTATGCTTtccatgaaaatttcagaaagcAACTTTCAAATACTAGAATGAATTTGGATGAAAAAAGTTTGTCCAGAAGTACAATGAAGAAAAACGTAATTTTCGATATAAGAAAATTGCATGTTTTACCAGATGACcgagaatttattttgaacaccCTCGACAAAAGTCTTCAAAGATGCGcagaattgaaaattttaatatatgtatcattgcATTCAAATTTGGTGATAGAGATATCTCCATTCAAGTCGAATAGAAATAAACGCTTTTAA